CGGGTGGCGTCCGGGATGCCGTGCACGATCGCGTCATTGACGGAGGTGCAGAGGATGGCGGGGAAGGGGGTGGTGGCGAAGGAGGGCTGGTAGTTGAGGAACGGTGAGCCGGCGCCGGCCTCGCGCAGCACCGTACGGGCGGCCTCGTCCAGGTCCAGCAGCCGCACGCCCGGGGCGGCCGCCGCCTGTGCCGCTGCCAGTGCGTCGGCGACGACCCGGCCGGCCACCCGCATCGCGTCCAGTGCCGCATCCGTCTTGATCTCCACCATGAGGAGGGCCTCCCGCTCGTCACCGCCCGCACCACACAGCGGCAGCGGCAGGCGGTATTTATTTACCGGTATTTATTTACCGGTATTAGTATCACGGGCATGGTGCGCACTCCACTGACCCCTTGGGAACGCGAACGCGGTGAGCGGCTCGGCGCGCTGCTGCGCAGGGCGCGCGGCGAGCGGAGCATGGTCGAGGTCGCGGCGGCGGCGGGACTGTCCGCCGAGACGCTGCGGAAGATCGAGACCGGCCGGGCGCCGACACCGGCGTTCTTCACGGTCGCCGCGCTGGCCGGCACGCTCGGACTGTCGCTCGACGAGGTGGCGGCGCTGGCCGCGCCCCCTGAAGTGGCCGGGAGCGCGGTGGCCTGAGCGAGGCCGCGGAGCGCCCGTCCGCCCGGCGGTGGCGCCCTCAAAGCGCGCCGAGGGCCGGCCCCCAAGGGGAACCGGCCCTCCGTTGCGCCGACCTGGCCGCGTGCCAGGATGCAGGCGTGGCTCAGACGTTGACGCCGAAGTCCTGCGCGATGCCGACGAGGCCGGACGCGTAGCCCTGGCCCACCGCGCGGAACTTCCACTCCGCGCCGTTGCGGTACAGCTCGCCGAAGACCATGGCGGTCTCGGTGGCCGCGTCCTCGCTGAGGTCGTAGCGGGCGAGCTCGGTGCCGCCGGCCTGGTTGATGATGCGGATGAAGGCGTTCCGCACCTGGCCGAAGTTCTGGCTGCGGTTCTCGGCGTCGTAGATCGAGACCGGGAAGACGATCTTGTCGATGTCCGCCGGCAGCGCCGCCAGGTTGACGTTGATCTGCTCGTCGTCGCCCTCGCCCTGGCCGGTGACGTTGTCACCGGTGTGCACGATGGACTGGTCCGGCGTGGCCTTGTTGTTGAAGAAGACGAAGTGCTGGTCGGAGTAGACCTTGCCGCTCGGGTTGACCGCGATCGCGCTCGCGTCGAGGTCGAAGTCCGTGCCGGTGGTGGTCCGGACGTCCCAGCCGAGGCCGACCGTGACGGCGGTCAGGCCCGGTGCCTCCTTGGTGAGCGAGACGTTGCCGCCCTTGGACAGGCTTACAGCCATGGGATGTCCCTTTCCTTGTCGACTCGTCGAATCGTCGGGCTCCGTACTGCGGACGAAGCTACCGTCACCCACCACAACGCGATGAGGGGACCGCCAGGTTCCAGCAGTCTTTACTCTCTTTGCCGAATCCTGATGCGGACGCCCCGGCGAATGCCCCGAAAAGCGGGTGACGGGGCCCTGTGGCACGCGAGATCATAGGACTCATGTCCGGGCCCTATGTCATCCGCGGTTCGGTCGTCCTTCCAGAGGCCGAGCTCGTATGGCGTTTCTCGCGCTCCTCCGGTCCGGGCGGCCAGCACGTCAACACCAGCGACAGCCAGGTCGAGCTGCGCCTCGACCTCGGCAGGACGCAGGCGCTGCCGCCGGTGTGGAAGGAGCGCGCCCTGGAGCGGCTGGCGGGCCGGCTGGTCGACGGCGTGCTGTCCGTGCGCGCCTCCGAGCACCGCTCCCAGTGGCGCAACCGCGAGACCGCCGCCGTCCGGCTGGCCTCGCTGCTCGCCGAGGCCACCGCGCCCCCGCCCAAGCCGCGCCGCAAGTCGCGGATCCCGCGGGGCATCAATGAGCGGCGGCTGCGCGAGAAGAAGCAGCGCGGCGACACCAAGCGCGGCCGCTCGGGCCGCGACTGGGGCTGACCGGCCCCCGCGGCCGCCCTCCCGGCCGCCCCGCCCGCGGGCGGGGCCCGGTTCTCACCCCAACTGTCTCCCGGCTCTCACCCCAACTGCCGGTACTTCCCCCGGAAATACGTCAGCGGCCCGTCGTCCTCGTTCGGAATCGACGTGGCCAGTACGCGGGCGATGACGAGCGTGTGATCGCCGGCCACGACCCGTTGCTCGGTGCGGCACTCCATGGTCGCGAGCGCTCCGCCGACGAGCGGGGCACCGGACACTTCGCCCCGTACGAACGGAATGTCCTCGAAGAGCAGCCGGTCGCTGATGCGCCCCTTCATCGCGAACCGTCCGGCAATCTGCCGCTGATGCCCCGAGAGCACCGACACCGCCCAGAGCGGTTGCAGCTCCAGCAGGTCGTCCATCCGTGAGTCGTTGCGAACGCTCACCATCACGAGCGGCGGATCGAGGGACACGGACAGGAAGGCCGTGGCGGTCATGCCGACGTCCTCGCCGTGCGGCCCCTCGTCCGGGTCGTGGGCGGTGATCAGCACCACTCCGGCGGCGAGGCGGGACAGGGCGGCGCGGAATTCTTCGTCACTCACTCCCACAGAATGCGGGATGGGCGTACCGCCCGGCGCGGAGGCGAGGGCGACGGTGGGTGCGGAGGAGGCGGCGGGCCCGGAGGCTGCTGTATCGGCAGGGCTTTTCGTGAACACGCCATAAACGCTAACTTCGTCGGCCCCCTGCGCGCATCGGGCCCGGGGACCATCCGCGTCCTAGGTCTGACGGCGGAAGTCCGGAACACTCGGAAATTTGCGTTCAGGAAGTGTAGAAAGAGTGAAGGCGCGCTCCTGTGGCGGCTTTCTGGGAGATCGCCAAACGTCTTTACAGCTTTGTGACTTGAGTCACAGCAGGCGCTAATTGTTGACCCTGTGTACCGGGTGAACAGCTCACTGTGATTCAGTGAGCGTGGAATCGGACGACAAAGAATCGTGGAGTTTGCTGTCGAGGTCTCAGGGAGAGCGAGCGATGGAGACCGAGTCGGAGCCATACGTCCGTCTTGCGACCCTGCGGCAGCTGCACCAAGTGGTCGCCGAGCTGAACACCGCACGCAGCCTCGCGGACACCCTTCAGACGGTCGCCGACGGCGCGATCACCGGGCTCGGCTATGAGCTGGCCGCGGTCAATCTCGTCCGCCCCGACGGCGATCTCGTGGTCGCCGCCGTCGCCGGCAGCGCGGGTGCCGAGGCGCTGATGGCCGGACGGGCCGGCTCCCGCGCCTCCTGGGACCGCCGGCTGTCCATGGGCGAGCGCTGGGGCGACCTGTGCTTCATCCCGCACACCGAGGGCTGGGTGCTCGATGACGACGACGTACCGCAGTGGCACACGGCCGGACCCGCACCCCGCTTCCCCGACGAGTGGCACCCCATGGACCGCCTCTTCGCGCCCATGTACACCGCGGCCAACGGCGGCGGCGAGCTGCTCGGAGTGATCTCCGTCGACCGGCCGCGCAACGGCAGGCGGCCCGGCCCCTGGGGCCAGGAAGCCCTCCAGATGTACGCCTTCCAGTCCGCCATCGCGATCAGCAACGCCCGGCTGCGGGCCAACATGCAGCGCGCCCTGGTCCGGCTGGAGCGCGAGCAGCAGGCGCTGCGCGCCAGCGAGGAGAGCTTCCGGCAGGCGTTCGAGTACGCACCGAGCGGTATGGCCGTGGCCGAAATGGGCGGTGACCAGCACGGGCGGCTGCTACGCACCAACGACGCGCTGTGCCGGCTGCTGGGCCGCCCGGCCTCCGGGATGCGCCGCTACTCCTTCTCCGACCTGGTCCACCCCGAGGACATCGGCACGCTGCTGCGCACCTCCGCCGAGGGCGGCCGCGCCGAGCTGCGGCTGGCCCGCCGGGACGGCACCTA
This Streptomyces decoyicus DNA region includes the following protein-coding sequences:
- a CDS encoding helix-turn-helix domain-containing protein, producing MVRTPLTPWERERGERLGALLRRARGERSMVEVAAAAGLSAETLRKIETGRAPTPAFFTVAALAGTLGLSLDEVAALAAPPEVAGSAVA
- a CDS encoding TerD family protein, with product MAVSLSKGGNVSLTKEAPGLTAVTVGLGWDVRTTTGTDFDLDASAIAVNPSGKVYSDQHFVFFNNKATPDQSIVHTGDNVTGQGEGDDEQINVNLAALPADIDKIVFPVSIYDAENRSQNFGQVRNAFIRIINQAGGTELARYDLSEDAATETAMVFGELYRNGAEWKFRAVGQGYASGLVGIAQDFGVNV
- the arfB gene encoding alternative ribosome rescue aminoacyl-tRNA hydrolase ArfB — encoded protein: MSGPYVIRGSVVLPEAELVWRFSRSSGPGGQHVNTSDSQVELRLDLGRTQALPPVWKERALERLAGRLVDGVLSVRASEHRSQWRNRETAAVRLASLLAEATAPPPKPRRKSRIPRGINERRLREKKQRGDTKRGRSGRDWG
- a CDS encoding flavin reductase family protein, with translation MSDEEFRAALSRLAAGVVLITAHDPDEGPHGEDVGMTATAFLSVSLDPPLVMVSVRNDSRMDDLLELQPLWAVSVLSGHQRQIAGRFAMKGRISDRLLFEDIPFVRGEVSGAPLVGGALATMECRTEQRVVAGDHTLVIARVLATSIPNEDDGPLTYFRGKYRQLG
- the cdgB gene encoding diguanylate cyclase CdgB — encoded protein: METESEPYVRLATLRQLHQVVAELNTARSLADTLQTVADGAITGLGYELAAVNLVRPDGDLVVAAVAGSAGAEALMAGRAGSRASWDRRLSMGERWGDLCFIPHTEGWVLDDDDVPQWHTAGPAPRFPDEWHPMDRLFAPMYTAANGGGELLGVISVDRPRNGRRPGPWGQEALQMYAFQSAIAISNARLRANMQRALVRLEREQQALRASEESFRQAFEYAPSGMAVAEMGGDQHGRLLRTNDALCRLLGRPASGMRRYSFSDLVHPEDIGTLLRTSAEGGRAELRLARRDGTYVWVSLRNSVVADTTDGPRFLLTHVEDIEERKRHELQLAHRASHDSLTGLPNSAELRARLGARLCSRPPGSMADAYASSGVIHTDPRDAYGFRPDGKEPFDGLDGFEGGLPAPFDHHVHLVAPADGPADDGSKGLAVLFCDLDGFKSINDRFGHNTGDAVLIEVARRLTSGVRDGDTVARLGGDEFVVLADGLGTADAEDLAVRLRNAIIPPIRVEGRAVRVGASFGIGWASCGMTAEEVLESADQRMYVEKRSRSKANRRAAG